GGTTACCCTTTTCCGTAGGCGCGCATCGCAGGCGGTCATGCTCGGGAACCTGCAGCAAGAGATCCGGGATGTTGAGCGGATCCAGGAGCAGCTTCTGCGCGGCGCGCACAAACGGCTCTTTTGCCACTTTAGTCAACACGAAGTGCAGCAGGATGTAGCCGGGACATGAGTAGTGTACCCGGCGCCCCGGTGCAGATTTCAGCGGCAGGGATTTCAGCATGTCGTAATAGGGTCGGGATTCAATGTAGAGAGGAAGCCAATCCGGTAGCCCGGAAGTATGGGTGGCCAGGTGGCGAATGGATATTTGCGAGTGGGGGTAGTCCGGCAGAAAGCGACGCACCGGGTCTGTAATGGCGATCTCGCCGTATTGGATAAACCACGCGGCCAGCAGCGCCGTCACCAGCGGCTTGGTCAGGGAAGCCACATCAAAGAGGGTGTCTTGCGTCAGCGGCTCCGGCAATGGTTCCAGGGCCCGTTTGCCGCGGTAGCATTCATACAGGATGTGTTCGCCGCGCCCCGCCACTACGGCCAGGCCGGGGAAAACCCCTCGTTGGATCAGGCGCTCAACCAGTGATTCGATTGGAGGCCTTCTCTTCTATGTTGCGGGAGATGCGCAGGGCCAGGTCCAGGGCGCGCCGCGCTTGCGCGGGCCCCACGTTGCCTTTACCGTTGCGGTGGATGGAATCGCGAAAACGTGCCCACAGGTTGGCCAGGGGCTCCTGGTCGGGAATGTTGGGGATTTCTTCGTGGATATTGCCGTCACGCAGGGAATAGCTTTTCACCGTGCGCTTTTTGTAATCCAGTGAGATGTATTGATCCTTCTGGAATATACGCAATTTACGGGTTTTTTTCTGGGAGACGCGGCTGGCGGTGAGATTTGCCACCAGTCCGGAAGCGAATTCGAGGCGGACGTTGGCGATATCCACACAAGACGAGATGATGGGCACACCCAAGGCGCTGATTCCCTCGACCGCTGATGAGTCCATGTCCAGAATGATGTCCAGGTCATGAATCATCAGGTCCATGACCACGTCAATATCGAGGGAGCGCGGTGAAAACGACCCCAGGCGTTGACTCTCAATGAACAGCGGGTTGTTGACAAAGGGGCGGACCCATTGCACCGCGGGATTGAACCGCTCCAGGTGACCCACGCCAACCACCACTCCGGTTTCCGATGCGAGGCGGACCAATTCATCGGCTTCCGCCAGGGTGCGGGTCATGGGTTTCTCCACCAGTACATGGCGGCCGTGAGAGATAAAGTAGCGGGCGATTTCGAAATGGCTTTCCGTCGGAGTCGAGACCATGACCGCATCCACTTGGGAAAGCATTTCCTGGTAGTGGTTCACTGCCGGGGCGGCATGGGCCTGAAGTGCTGCCCGCAATTGTGCGGGGTCACGGTCCGTCGCCGCGGTTACTAGGATCCCCGGCAAAGAACGGGCCACGCGCAAGTGGTTGGTTCCCATGGCTCCGGTCCCCACGATGCCGACCCGCAGGATGGGGGATGATACAAGTTCAGTGGCCATGGCTGGTTTCCAGGGTGCTATTTGTGAACGAAGTTCTTCAGAATTCCCCGTCGCGAGCGTTGAACGAAATCCGCTATGATACGCATCTCTTCGCTGTCGGGATAGGTTTGCCGTAGGCGATCCAGGGCTTGCGAGGTGTTGAGGTCGGAGCGGAAGATAATGCGGAAGATATCTTTGACGGTAGTGATAAACTCGCGGCTGATGCCGTTGCGCATCATACCGATGGAATTGGGACCAAAGAAAAAGTAATTTTCCCGGGACTGGGAAATCTTGGCGAAAGGCAGGATGTCTTGAAGCACGATGGTATAGCCGCCGATATACGCATTGCGGCCGATATGCACGAATTGGTGAACCGAAGAGTGGGCGCTGATCACCACGTGGTCTTCCACCTCCACGTGCCCGGCCAGAGTGGCGCCGTTGATGATCACGGTGTGGTCACCGATGCGGCAATCATGCCCTATGTGGGCATAAGCCATCAGGTAATTGTGATTTCCCAGCCGGGTCGTGCCCCCACCCTTGACGGTGCCGCGGTTGATGGTGGCGAATTCACGGATCGTGTTGTGGTCGCCGATTTCCACTCGGGTTTCTTCGCCCTTGAAGGTGATGTCCTGGGGGTCGGTGCCGATGGAAGCGAAGGGAAAGACCACGCATTCGCGCCCAACGTCGGTATTGCAATCAATCACGGCATGGTGCTTGATTTCTGAACCATCGCCGATGCTGACGTTGTCACCGATAATGGCATATGCGCCTACGGATACATTACGGCCGAGCCGGGCGCTGGGGCTGATGCGGGCGGTGGGATCTAAGGTTGGCTTCATTGTCCTGCCATGGCGGATAGGAATCTTCTTTCCGCCGCCGCATGTTTCTCAACAGTGGCGGTTGTGTTCACTCGGGCACAACCCCGGCCGTGACGCAACCGGCTGGCTCGCTTATTCAGATACCCACCCGGCGCCACCACGTAGCGGAATCGCGCAATATCCGTGATGGATACAGGCGTTTCCATGACCCTATATATCTGCGACTACTTGGCCTTGTACTTTTCGTCGTACGCCCGGATCACTTCATCGGTGATATCAATAGCGGTATCGAAATAGGATACCCCGGCGCTGCTGAGGTCGAGGATCAGGGTGTAACCCTGCGCCTTGCCGATCTGTTGAATAACGGGCATGATCTCTTTGTAGAGGGTTTCCATTTCTTTCTGATACCGGCGCTGGAATTCCTTCTGGGAATCTTCGACAAAGCGTTTGATGTCTACCTGCCGGCTCTGCAGGTCAGCGGCTTTGCTTTCGCGGGTTTCCGGGTTCAGTGCCGGTGACATCAGTTCCTTTTCCAGGGCCTTGATGGCGGCTTCCTTTTTCTGGATTTCCGCCTGTTTCTCATTGCTGATTTTTTCCAGTCTTTCCTTTACCTGCTTGCCGCGAATGGTTTCCACCAGGATCTTCTGCGGGTTCACAACGGCGATTTTCTGTTCGGCATACGTATACGCGGTCATGGATGT
This genomic interval from Candidatus Aminicenantes bacterium contains the following:
- a CDS encoding class A beta-lactamase-related serine hydrolase; the protein is MESLVERLIQRGVFPGLAVVAGRGEHILYECYRGKRALEPLPEPLTQDTLFDVASLTKPLVTALLAAWFIQYGEIAITDPVRRFLPDYPHSQISIRHLATHTSGLPDWLPLYIESRPYYDMLKSLPLKSAPGRRVHYSCPGYILLHFVLTKVAKEPFVRAAQKLLLDPLNIPDLLLQVPEHDRLRCAPTEKGNQWEKELARKHFPQAVVNAFPWRTEVIRAQTHDGNSYYLGGCAGNAGLFATARALFRLSAEFLPESSTLFRAETLELMQRNLTPGKLSHRSFGFKLNSTPLTSGGKSFSAAAFGHNGFTGTSLWIDPVTRMRYILLSNRVHPKVQSLNLNRIRRRLHKALVGRLRKTG
- a CDS encoding Gfo/Idh/MocA family oxidoreductase — protein: MATELVSSPILRVGIVGTGAMGTNHLRVARSLPGILVTAATDRDPAQLRAALQAHAAPAVNHYQEMLSQVDAVMVSTPTESHFEIARYFISHGRHVLVEKPMTRTLAEADELVRLASETGVVVGVGHLERFNPAVQWVRPFVNNPLFIESQRLGSFSPRSLDIDVVMDLMIHDLDIILDMDSSAVEGISALGVPIISSCVDIANVRLEFASGLVANLTASRVSQKKTRKLRIFQKDQYISLDYKKRTVKSYSLRDGNIHEEIPNIPDQEPLANLWARFRDSIHRNGKGNVGPAQARRALDLALRISRNIEEKASNRITG
- a CDS encoding acyl-ACP--UDP-N-acetylglucosamine O-acyltransferase: MKPTLDPTARISPSARLGRNVSVGAYAIIGDNVSIGDGSEIKHHAVIDCNTDVGRECVVFPFASIGTDPQDITFKGEETRVEIGDHNTIREFATINRGTVKGGGTTRLGNHNYLMAYAHIGHDCRIGDHTVIINGATLAGHVEVEDHVVISAHSSVHQFVHIGRNAYIGGYTIVLQDILPFAKISQSRENYFFFGPNSIGMMRNGISREFITTVKDIFRIIFRSDLNTSQALDRLRQTYPDSEEMRIIADFVQRSRRGILKNFVHK
- a CDS encoding OmpH family outer membrane protein, whose product is MKRALVIGLVLTSMTAYTYAEQKIAVVNPQKILVETIRGKQVKERLEKISNEKQAEIQKKEAAIKALEKELMSPALNPETRESKAADLQSRQVDIKRFVEDSQKEFQRRYQKEMETLYKEIMPVIQQIGKAQGYTLILDLSSAGVSYFDTAIDITDEVIRAYDEKYKAK